The sequence below is a genomic window from Piliocolobus tephrosceles isolate RC106 chromosome 8, ASM277652v3, whole genome shotgun sequence.
TtctactctttctctttctttctctttctttctctctctctctttctttctttctttctttctttctttctttctttctttctttctttctttctttcttcctttctttttctctttttcttttatctttgtctcttcctccctgtctttctttctgtctctttctctctcttttcctccctccctttctcccttcctttctccctccctccctttctcccttcctttctttctctcttttttctctctttctctccctccccatctttctttttctcttttttcccttccttcgtCTCTCTCActttcactctcttctctctgccccCACTTccacccctcctctctctccccttttctctctctctcccatccctctctctttctccttttttttttttttttgagacagaattttgcttttgttgccaggctggagtacaatggcgtggtctcggctcactgcaacctccgcctcccaggttcaagcaattctcctgcctcagcctcccaagtagctgggattacaggtgccaccaccacgcccggttaagttttgtatttttagtaggatggggtttcaccatgttgaccaggctggtctcgaattcctgacctcaggtgattctgcctgcctcagcctcccaaagtactgggattacaggcgtgagccaacatacccggccttcccctcccctccccttcccactcctcccctcccttcccctttcctttctttgtcttgctgtgtcacccaggctgaagtgcaggtaccatcattgctcactgcagcctcaaactccttggctcaagcaatcctgcaggctcagcttccctagtagctgggactacaagcatgcaccaccaagcctgggtaattttaaattttttttatagggttgaggtcttactatgttgcccaggctgcctgcattccctTTCTCAAACTCTCTCCAGGACCCATCTCCATCAATCATTCCTGGTGCCTGCGTAATCAGTTTCACTCTCCCTGACTCCCTCCAGAGACTAGAAGAGCAGTTCCCAAAGGGAAATCTGCTGGGGAGAGAGTAATCCAAACACCCAGTCCTTTCCTAGAATCTTACAGCGACTGACCAAGCAAAGCTACACTTACTATCATAAagcaaagtacttttttttttttagacagagtcttactctgtcgcccaggctagagtgcagtggtgtgatctcagctcactgcaagctccgcctgccaggttcacgccattcacctgcctcagcctcccaagtagctgggactacaggcgcctgccaccacgcccggctaatcttttgtttttgtgtttttagtagagacggggtttcaccatgttagccaggatggtctcaatctcccgacctcatgatccgcccaccttggcctctcccaaagtgctggctgccacctctgcctcctgggttcaagtgattctcatgcctcagtctctggagtagctgagattgtaggtgccagccaccatgcccggctaattttttgtatttatttatttatttatttatttatttgagatggagtctcgctctgtcgcccaggctggagtgcagtgatgcgatctgggctcactgcaagctccgcctcctgggttcacgccattctcctgcctcagcctccggagtagctgggactacaggcactcgccacatggcccagctaatttttttgtatttttagtgaagatggggttgcaccatgttagctaggatggtctcgatctcctgaactcgtgatctgcctgcctcggtctcccaaagtgctggaattacaggcgtgagccactgtgccccgccaattttttgtatttttagtagagacggcgtttcaccatgttggccaagctggtctcgaactcctgacctcaggtaatccacctgcattggcatctcaaagtgttgggattacaggcatgagccaccgcacccagcctcacttGCTATTAATAGTAACCCACTTCCTCTTCCTTGGATCATCGGGGTGACTACACATTGGTGTTTCTTACTTGAAGGGGAAATTTCTGGAATTAAGTGGAATGTTCTGTCATGAAATCtaggctgtgcgtggtggctcatgcctattatcccagtactttcagaggccgaaacaggaggatcacttgagcccagggatttgaaagtggcctgggcgacatggtgagaccccatttctttcttttttttttttttgagacggagtctcgctctgtcgcccgggctggagtgcagtggccagatctcagctcactgcaagctccgcctcccgggtttacgccattctcctgcctcagcctcccgagtagctgggactacaggcgcccgccacctcgcccagctagctttttgtatttttttggtagagacggggtttcaccgtgttagccaggatggtctcgatctcctgacctcgtgatccacccgtctcggcctcccaaagtgctgggattacaggcttgagccaccgcgcccggccgagaccccgtttctataaaaaatacaaaaattggccaggcacagtggctcatgactgtaatcccagcactttgggaggccgaggcaggcggatcacctgaggtcaggagttcgagaccagcctggccaacatggtgaaaccccctctactaaaaatacaaaaaatacaaaaaaatcagccgggcatggtggtgggcatatgtaatcccagctactcaggaggctgaggcaggaggattgcttgaacccaggaggtggaggttgcagtgcgcccaGATCGAGATCACAACAttgtactccaatctgggtgacaagagcaagactgtctcattaaaaaaaaaaaaaagattagctggacatggtggtgtgtgcctgtagtcccagctagctgtCACAGGGATCTTTTGCCCTTTTTGCTTTAGCTTTGCTGCggccaaaaacatttttaaaatttatttatttatttatttgtctgtctatctatctatctatctatctatctatctatctatctatctatcttttgaggcagggttttgctgtgtcacccaggctggatcgagtgcagtggcgtgatcatgtctctctgcagcctcgacttctctAGGCTGAGGTGATCTTCTGAtgtcagcttccagagtagctggaactataggcgtacgccaccacactcggctgtttttttttttttttttttgagatggagtctcactctgtcgcccaagctggagtgcagtggtgtgatctcggctcaatacaacctccgcatcccgggtgccagcgattctcttgcctcggcctcccgattagttgggattacaggggcctgccaccacgcccagctaatttttgtatgctttgtagagatggggtttcgccacgttgtctaggctgtgtttgtgtttttagagacagcctgtcagtcaggctggagtgcagtggtgaaatcatagcttgctgcagccttgaactccttggctcaagtgattctccaatctcagcctcccgagtaactgggaccacaggcatgcaccaccatgcctggctaacttttaaattttttgtagagacggggtccttgctatattgtccaggctggtctcaatctcctggcctcaaatgatccttggcctcccaaggagttgggattacagacataagccatcGTGCCCAGTATCCAAAACATTTGAGATAcaataatttaggaaaaaaaaaaaaaaaaagtccagctgggcgcggtggctcacacctgtaatcccagaattttgggagactgaggcaggcagatcacctgaggtcgggagtttgagaccagcctgaccaacatggagaaaccttgtctctactaaaaatacaaaattagccagtcgtggtggcatacgcctgtaattccatctacttgggaggctgaggcaggagaattgcttgaacctgggaggcggaggttgcggtgagccgagattatgccattgcactccagcctgggctccatctcaaaaaaaaaaaaaaaaaaaaaaaaaaaaaaagaccaggtgcagtgactcacacctgtactgtaatcccagcactttgggaggccgaggcaggcggatcacctgagatcaggagtttgatgccagcctggacaatgtggtgaaaccccgtttctaccacaaatacaaaaaatgagccaggtgtggtggcatgtgcctataatcctagctacttgggaggctgaggcaggaaaattgcttgaacccagaaggtggaggttgcagtgagccgagatcatgccactgcactccagtgtgggtgacagagtgagactctgtctaaaaaaaaaaaatcaagtctccCCAGTGCCCAAATACATGTGCNNNNNNNNNNNNNNNNNNNNNNNNNNNNNNNNNNNNNNNNNNNNNNNNNNNNNNNNNNNNNNNNNNNNNNNNNNNNNNNNNNNNNNNNNNNNNNNNNNNNtttttttttttgagacggagtctcgctctgtcgcccaggctgggctggagtgcagtggccggatctcagctcactgcaagctccgcctcccgggttcacgccattctcctgcctcagcctcccgagtggctgggactacaggtgcccgccacctcacccggctagttttttgtattttttagtagagacggggtttcaccgtgttagccaggatggtctcgatctcctgacctcgtgatccgcccgtctcggcctcccaaagtgctgggattgcaggcttgagccactgcgcccggccaagttttttttttttttttttgagacagagttttgctctgccgcccaggctggagtgcagtggtgagctctcagctcactgcaactggtTCATCATGTTGaacagcctggtcttgaactcctgacatcaggtgatcctcctgcctcggcctcccaaagtgcagggattacaagcatgaaccactgcccccagccacaATTCCCccctacctttttatttttttttcttgagacagagtctcactttgtggtcagcctggagtgcagtgacacaatctcggctcactgcaacctccgcctcctgggttcaagtgattctcctgtctcctgagtagctgggactataggcacccaccaccacacctggctaatttttgtgtatttttagtaaagatggggtttcaccatgttggccaggatggtctcgatctcttgacctcgtgatccacccgcctcggcttcccaagtgctgggattacaggcatgagccattgtgcctggccttttttctttttcttttttttttagacagagtctctgtttcccaggttagagtgcagtgatgtgatctcagctcactgcaacctcttcctcctaggttcaagtgattttcctgcctcagcctcccgagtaactgggattacagggatgggccaccacatctggctaatttttaatctttttggtagagacggcatttcactatgttggccaggctggtctcgaactcctgacctcaagtgagcctcccaaagtgctgggactacagtgcccaccaccacgcctggttaatttttgtatttttagtagagccggggtttcactatgttggccaggcttgtcttaaactcctgggctcaagctatccccAACCGTCgccacgcctcggcctcccaaagtgctggggttacaagcgtgagccactgctcccagccacaaTTCCCTTTCTATGCAAATCTCTTGCACACATTGTCTACAGCTCCTCGTTTCAACTCTCGCCTCCCACTCCCTTTTCCATCTAGTGTTTCCGTTTCCATGCCTCTTGCTAAGGCCACCAATGACCACCTGGCTACTGTGAATTCCGTGGCTATTCCTCAGGTCTCATCTTGCCTGACCACTCCTGCAGCCTCAGACACTGTTGCCCACGCCCACCTCCTTGAAACTCTTTTTGTTCTGTCAGTTTCTAGACTGACTTCTTCCCCTACCCTGGTTTCGGTTGCCATCCCTATGCTAACGACTTCCAGGTTTACGAGATCTCTAGACGTCATCCTACTTCCTGGACGTCTCTGCCAGGATGTTCTCCAGGCTTGCCAAgctctacatttattttatttttatttatttatttattttttgagacaagatctcactctgtcgcccaggctggattgcagtggtgcagtctcgactCGCTGCAGCCtgaatctcctgggctcaagtaaacctcccacctcaacctcccatgtagctgagattacaggcatgcaccaccacacctagctaatttttaaattttttgtagaaatggggtctcactatgctacccaggctggtctcagactcctaggctcaagttaccctccagccttggcctcccaaagtgctgggattacaggcctgagccaccacatcccGGCCTCACCAAACTCTATACACTCAAAATGGAACCCATCATCTTCCCTGAGAAACTTGGTCTCCTATTTCGCTAAATGTAACACTATCCAATCAGTGACCTAAGGTGGAAACTCCCAGATTCCAGTCTTCTTTGCTAGATTCTCGCCTCTCTCACCCTGCACAACTAAATGGCTCCCGGGTCCTGCCCATTTTAACAACCCCCCTTCAGGTTCTgtccccactccctgccctgcCTAATTTCTGACCACCATCATTTCACTCCAAGATGGCGACATATCCTGTTAAGTGGTTCCCCTCCTTTATCTTTCTCCTTGAGTCCCAGTTCCGCAGGGGCTGCTGGAGAGGTTAAAAGTATCTGACCAGGTACTTCCCCTTTCATGACTCCTTACACCCAGAGTAAGTTTCAAAGTTCGTAATCCCACATACGGGACTCTCCACGACTTGGCCTCTGCTGGACTCCTGGGCTTCACTGACACTTCCTGTCTCCCGTTGTGTTCCATCTAGTCGTTTGAATCTCGCCCCCACCAAGTCGCCCTGCCTGGGCTCAGGCCCCTTTTCCTGCCTGAATCTCCTGTGTTTTCTCCAAGGCACCAGTGCCTCTCCACACTGTTTACCTCAACCACACCTctggggggggggtgtgtgtgtgtgtcttgtcgttgtgtttttgagacagggtctcactctgttggccccagctggagtgcagtggcacaatcagctcaggtagccttgacctcctgggcttaagccatcctcctgcttcagcctcctgaatagctgggactacaggtgtatgccatcatATCcagctatatatgtgtgtgtgtgtgtgtgtgtgtgtgtatatgtatatattttttttttttttttttttggtagagatggggtcttgctatgtagcccaggttggtctggaactcctgggctcaagggagccTCCCACCTCTTCCTCTGGGAGTGAGCCAGCGAGCCCCGGCCTCAAGCCCCTCTGAGATGCCCCTTCTAagtcctccctctttccctcccttgaGGTTCCCAGGAAGGAGATAGGGCCCCTTTCTCATCTCTCCCCTAGGTGAGAAGATTTGGCCCGGTTTTACTTTTGGTAGCGTGTTTTATCCAAACAAtaggtctttttgttttcttttttccagtagGAAATGGCAGTACGGAATGCGCTCTTTCACAAGGCGCACGGGAGATTGCGAATGTGTGGGGTATTGTCGGCTCCCAGCACAGACCCAGGGGCACATCTCTGCCACCTTCCCCTTCCCATCCCGAGCCACGAATGTGTGGGGTATTGTCGGCTCCCAGCACAGACCCAGGGGCGGGAAGTGCTCGTGCCTGCTTCCTAGATTGGACCTTGGCTTTGGCCGCACAGGCTGTCTTCCGAATCCCCAGGGAGTGGGCGAGTGACCACTCCGTGATCACCGAGCTCAGCTTACAACCCCACCTTCCCTCTAAGCTCCATCCCGGAGAGCGAGATCCAGCCAAGGCCGCCCCGAGGGGGCGCTCTGCAGGGAGGTGGAGGCGCTTGGAACAAGGAGGCTCCAGCGAGTGCAAAACGAAAggcttttattgaaaaatatcaaGTGCCCCCTTTCATGGCTGCCGGTCCCTGCCCAGCGCGAGCATGGGGGCAGCGGCCCGATGGGGCTCGACGGGGCGGTCAAGTATTGGCGGGCACCCAGGCCCCGTGCTCCAGAATGGTGAGGTTTCACAGTCCATGCAGGTTGGTCCCTGGGCCCTGAAGTCGACTCCCTGGCCTGAAAAGCGGTGGCTGCTGGGGAGGGGTCCTCGAGCCGTCCCCTCCCAGTCCAGCGCGGGAGCTTCCTGGCATCTGGGAGTGGGCTGACCTCCAAGGCAAGGCTGCATGCTGGATGGCCTGGTGCGCGCTCCAGCTCGCGGTGGTGAAGGTGGGGGGTCTCCCTGCGTCTGTCCCTTAGACATAGTCCTTGCGGTCGTAGGCTGTGCCCATGCTGGCTGCCGGGCCGGTGGAGCGCGGCGCGGAGTAGACGACCTTGGTGGGCATGTACTTCTTCTCGCGCGGGGGGCACGAGCAACAGAGCAGCGCGCCCCCCAGCAGCTGCAGCGCCGCGGCCGCCCAGCCCACGTAGAGGCTCGCGCCCATCTCGCGCTTCTGCGCCTCAGGCACCACGGGGTTGTAGAATTCCCGGATAATGGTGTTGGCGGACCAGGACACCGGCACGAGGGTGAGCAGGGCGGCCAGAAGGAACAGCACGCCCGCCACGATGGTGATCTTGGCCTTGGCCGTGTCGTCCTGCACGCAGTTGGTGCACTGGGCGCCCACCAGCGCCACTAGCAGCCCAAAGGCGGCCAGCAGGATGGCCACCACGATGAGGGCGCGGGCCGCCTGCAGATCCTGCTGCAGCGCCAGCAGCGAGTCGTACACCTTGCACTGCATCTGGCCGGTGCTCTGCACCACGCAGTTCATCCACAGGCCCTCCCAGATGGTCTGCGACGTGATGATGTTGCTGCCGATGAAGGCCGTCACGCGCCACATGGGCAGCGCGCAGCACACGATGGTGCCCAGCCAGCCCAGCACGGCCAGCGCGGTGCCCGTGATCTCCAGGCCCATGGACATGGCTGCCGCGGCAAAGCCCGCTCCACCGGGTGGCTCCGGGTACGGGGAGACGAGGGGCCGGGGCCGCTGGGCCTGGTGGGAGCTGCGGCGCCCCGACTGACAGACAGACGGACGGACTCACCGACGGCGCGCGCTAACGGCTCGGCTCCACACACTCGCGCTGCGGCTGCGCCTGCACCTGCCTGTGGCTTTGTGGGCGGGCGGCGGCGACTGGGCTGGCCCTGGGCTGGGGCCGGTGCGTCTTAACTAAGTGCCCAGCGCTCCGTTGGGGGCGGGAGGGGCGGAGCAGCGCTCTTCAGGGCCTGGGGACAGTGACGTGGCTCCCGCCTCCCACCTTCACCGAGCGTCCTGGGAGGAAGGACTTGGCCCAGCGCAGGCCACAACGCCGAGGTAGGGGAGTTGCCAAGGAAGGGCGGGACCTGCCCCAGCCCCCGCCCGTCGGTCCTTGTCCCTCTCTGCTCGGGAATGAATTCTCCAGGGCAAAAACGAGGATGAGATGCGTCAGGGGCTTGGGGTGCAAATCCCAAAGAATTTGACAGGGCTTCTCCCTCCTCACCACTATAGGCGCTTTTGGCACTGGCCGCGTGGGGATGGGGGCGCTGCCAATTACCCCGGAACAGCAGGGCGGGGAGGGCCAGGGTGGGCGTGGCCGCGGCTGTTTGCAGGAGCCGCGCACCTGCTGCTCGGCCCCTCCGGCACAAACGTCGCACAGGCTCGGCCTGAGTCCGGGCGGTGGGGTTGTCCAGCCCAGGAGGTGCTGGGCGCAGAAGCCAGGGACTGCCTGCAAAGGTACCCAAAAGGTGCCTTTAAGCCTAACTAAGCTCAAATTCCTCTCCAGCTCTCCCTCCAGTTCCCATCGCTGGCCGTGAGCCTGCATGCCTTTAGCTAAgctgccctcccctcccaggagtcctccctcctcccattGAGTCCTCTCCCCTTTCCGAGCCCTGTCCTCCCTCCCTTTGAGCCCTAGTCAGGGCTGAGGTACACCTTAATGAAATGCTGGTGAAAGATTCAATCTCGGCAAAAGTGGGAAGTCAGACCGGACAGAGTACGGTGGTGGCtcactccatctctacaaaaaatttaaaaactagccaggtgtggtgacctgtgcctgtagtcccagctactactccggaggctcaggcaggaggattacttgagcccaggagttcgaggctgcagtgagctatgatcgcaccactgcactccagcctgggcatcagagcagaccctgtctttaaagaaaagaaaaaagttgggaAGTCAGAAA
It includes:
- the CLDN3 gene encoding claudin-3, coding for MSMGLEITGTALAVLGWLGTIVCCALPMWRVTAFIGSNIITSQTIWEGLWMNCVVQSTGQMQCKVYDSLLALQQDLQAARALIVVAILLAAFGLLVALVGAQCTNCVQDDTAKAKITIVAGVLFLLAALLTLVPVSWSANTIIREFYNPVVPEAQKREMGASLYVGWAAAALQLLGGALLCCSCPPREKKYMPTKVVYSAPRSTGPAASMGTAYDRKDYV